In Haloimpatiens massiliensis, the following are encoded in one genomic region:
- a CDS encoding GNAT family N-acetyltransferase, with protein MKYLKKLIGEKCYLAQMVYDDHEKFAEWFTDMNTAIGLGDAAGNYSIERTKEFFGKHYSSQGNHFSIVDLKEDKLIGFRWLKEVCSVDRSTELAILIGDENFRCKGYGVEAMQLIVDYCFNILNLHNVMVVVYSHNNKAIQMYKKVGFKEFGRRRESHFIGGKAFDEVYMDILPKDYKGKSITDVYFSNNL; from the coding sequence ATGAAATATTTAAAAAAATTAATCGGTGAAAAGTGTTATTTGGCACAAATGGTTTATGATGATCATGAAAAATTTGCAGAATGGTTTACAGACATGAATACAGCTATTGGGCTTGGAGATGCAGCAGGCAATTATTCTATAGAAAGAACTAAAGAATTTTTTGGAAAACATTATAGTAGCCAAGGTAATCATTTTTCAATAGTTGATTTAAAAGAAGATAAGTTAATTGGATTTCGTTGGCTTAAAGAAGTATGCTCTGTAGATAGGTCAACGGAATTAGCTATTTTAATAGGTGATGAGAATTTCAGATGTAAAGGGTATGGTGTTGAAGCAATGCAGCTTATTGTAGATTATTGCTTTAACATATTAAACCTACATAATGTTATGGTAGTTGTTTATTCTCATAATAATAAAGCAATACAAATGTATAAAAAAGTTGGTTTCAAGGAATTTGGAAGAAGGCGTGAATCTCATTTTATAGGTGGAAAGGCTTTTGATGAAGTGTATATGGATATTTTACCTAAGGATTATAAAGGAAAATCAATTACAGATGTATATTTTTCTAATAATTTATAG
- a CDS encoding GNAT family N-acetyltransferase yields the protein MNFEKWSKETIKYDLGDGFVLERVDYIEFSKYHAVYHELQKANGWFKKSFDIMRSTVCKDDDYFWIMKDGLKVGGVLIEPNLIGELFVIPPYSDEYELLKKLKEILVYWSDVNKDIEAFVVNPAQIDIYEKIGFVKVESGRWMIRPTEEFNVIWEGDFNIILPKEQNKLEVAQLIFEAFQNDVGSNSTYSVEERASWIEDYFKDNYHIEILNKASTLIYDKKTKELVGVCLISLWQEWPLVWEIAVKPSYAGRGLGTKMLKKALSVLKEEYPVLRLYVDVENEAENVYHNLGFLKGLELMDMKLIVNDK from the coding sequence ATGAATTTTGAAAAATGGTCGAAAGAAACAATAAAATATGATTTAGGTGATGGGTTTGTATTAGAAAGAGTAGATTACATAGAGTTTTCTAAATATCATGCAGTTTATCATGAGTTACAAAAGGCTAATGGATGGTTTAAGAAGAGCTTTGATATTATGCGTTCTACAGTTTGTAAAGATGATGATTATTTTTGGATAATGAAAGATGGGCTTAAAGTTGGTGGAGTTCTTATAGAACCAAACCTTATAGGTGAATTATTTGTTATCCCACCTTATTCAGATGAATATGAATTATTAAAAAAACTAAAAGAGATTTTAGTTTATTGGTCAGATGTAAATAAAGATATAGAAGCATTTGTAGTTAATCCAGCACAGATAGATATATATGAAAAAATAGGTTTTGTAAAAGTCGAGAGTGGTCGCTGGATGATAAGACCAACAGAAGAGTTTAACGTTATTTGGGAAGGTGATTTTAATATTATTTTGCCTAAAGAACAGAACAAATTAGAAGTTGCACAATTAATATTTGAAGCATTTCAAAATGATGTAGGATCAAATTCCACATATAGTGTAGAAGAGCGTGCTTCGTGGATTGAAGATTATTTTAAAGATAATTATCATATAGAAATTTTAAATAAAGCTTCTACACTTATATATGATAAGAAAACTAAAGAATTAGTAGGAGTTTGCTTAATATCTTTATGGCAGGAATGGCCGCTAGTATGGGAAATAGCTGTTAAGCCAAGCTATGCAGGCAGAGGGCTTGGAACTAAAATGCTAAAAAAAGCATTATCAGTTTTAAAGGAAGAGTATCCAGTACTTAGGTTATATGTAGATGTGGAAAATGAAGCTGAAAATGTATATCATAATTTGGGATTTTTAAAGGGGCTTGAGCTTATGGATATGAAGCTTATAGTAAATGATAAATAA
- a CDS encoding MobC family plasmid mobilization relaxosome protein, whose protein sequence is MLKDFTHQLSKIGTNLNQITMLCHQGKVNCVDIAVVNKILKEVWEELVCIRK, encoded by the coding sequence TTGCTAAAAGATTTTACTCACCAGCTTTCAAAGATAGGTACAAATCTTAATCAGATAACAATGCTTTGTCATCAGGGAAAGGTAAATTGTGTGGATATAGCAGTGGTGAATAAGATTTTGAAGGAGGTATGGGAGGAATTAGTTTGTATTAGAAAGTAA
- a CDS encoding DUF4037 domain-containing protein has protein sequence MNDIFVCKSQKEFIPGLQLNREFYFEIIKPLIDKEYPNLRYTAALIGHCSDVFGFDDYKSTDHVWGPRLQIFLEEESFNVLKEELDTFFKYNLPFKYKGFPTNYKAVEGWFNNAYMQFKKTYPINHFIEIEKVDAFLNSDIRINQDLKINFDDWLMFPVEHLLELTSGEVFHDGIGYLTKARKVLEFFPDEVLILRIFILWKSINEEQAFIGRCAEKDDRIGESVITNRIINKLMKICFYYEKKYFPYSKWFGTAFKKLEMSKIVSPLIEKVIISTERKERETALNELYTQLIHKHNSLGLTDYVEPKIINYYVRGYMGFDSELILKELSKKINWSKVKDIDLLSKVELFDDSYFGCNYLINKKIVEESIIKNYNNV, from the coding sequence ATGAATGATATTTTTGTATGCAAAAGTCAAAAGGAGTTTATACCAGGACTACAATTAAACAGAGAATTTTATTTTGAAATTATTAAACCATTAATAGATAAAGAATATCCTAATCTTAGATATACAGCAGCACTTATTGGACATTGCTCAGACGTATTTGGATTTGATGATTATAAATCAACAGATCATGTTTGGGGTCCGAGATTACAAATTTTTTTAGAAGAAGAAAGTTTTAATGTTTTAAAAGAAGAGTTAGATACTTTCTTTAAATATAATCTGCCATTTAAATACAAGGGATTTCCAACTAACTACAAGGCTGTAGAGGGATGGTTTAATAATGCCTATATGCAATTTAAAAAAACATATCCCATTAATCATTTTATAGAAATAGAAAAAGTTGATGCATTTTTAAATAGTGATATTAGAATTAATCAAGATTTGAAAATCAACTTCGATGATTGGCTAATGTTTCCAGTTGAGCATCTCCTTGAATTAACAAGTGGCGAAGTATTTCATGATGGAATTGGGTATTTAACTAAAGCTAGAAAGGTTCTCGAATTCTTTCCAGATGAAGTTTTAATTTTGCGTATTTTTATATTATGGAAATCTATTAATGAAGAACAAGCGTTTATAGGACGATGTGCAGAAAAAGATGACAGAATAGGTGAAAGTGTTATTACAAATAGGATAATAAATAAACTGATGAAAATATGTTTTTACTATGAAAAAAAATATTTTCCTTATAGTAAGTGGTTTGGGACAGCTTTTAAAAAATTAGAAATGTCTAAAATTGTTTCTCCTTTAATAGAAAAGGTGATAATCTCAACTGAACGAAAAGAAAGAGAAACAGCTTTGAATGAGTTATATACTCAGTTAATACATAAACATAATTCCCTAGGATTAACAGATTATGTTGAGCCTAAGATTATAAACTATTATGTTAGAGGATATATGGGATTTGATTCTGAACTAATATTGAAAGAGTTAAGTAAGAAAATTAACTGGAGTAAAGTGAAGGATATTGATTTATTATCTAAGGTAGAGTTATTTGATGATTCTTATTTTGGTTGTAATTATTTAATAAATAAAAAGATTGTAGAAGAATCAATAATCAAAAACTATAATAATGTATAA
- a CDS encoding nuclear transport factor 2 family protein, with amino-acid sequence MLIYDNKSRVAVKGNACEEVQKNVRLTLTRFQEGYGKRDLDALDEFVEELFVNDDDSLIVGTADSEWCNGKDEIKNLISSDWKYWANVVLDIDGATVSSLGDVAWVTTEGFLHSALKEARAYEKCLDKIKQSIDSDIKSKDKVLDTLRTISMSLFDLNLGEEVIRPFRFTAVLLRCNNCWKFHSIHFSHPTNLPADVRIVGDMRIS; translated from the coding sequence ATGTTGATTTATGATAATAAAAGCAGAGTAGCAGTTAAAGGTAACGCTTGTGAAGAAGTGCAAAAAAATGTTAGGTTAACATTAACACGATTTCAAGAGGGATATGGAAAGAGAGACTTGGATGCATTGGATGAATTTGTTGAGGAGCTTTTTGTAAATGACGATGATTCTCTAATAGTTGGAACAGCAGATTCTGAATGGTGTAACGGAAAAGATGAAATTAAGAATTTAATTAGTTCAGACTGGAAGTATTGGGCGAATGTTGTCCTTGATATTGATGGAGCTACAGTTTCTTCACTAGGAGATGTTGCTTGGGTTACTACAGAGGGATTCTTACATAGTGCACTTAAAGAAGCTAGAGCATATGAGAAATGCCTAGATAAAATCAAACAAAGTATAGATTCAGATATCAAATCAAAAGATAAAGTGCTAGATACACTAAGAACTATTTCAATGAGTTTGTTTGATCTTAATCTAGGTGAAGAAGTAATAAGACCGTTTAGATTTACTGCAGTCTTATTGAGATGTAATAATTGCTGGAAGTTTCATAGTATACATTTCTCACATCCAACAAATTTACCAGCAGATGTAAGAATAGTTGGAGATATGAGAATCAGCTAA
- a CDS encoding TetR/AcrR family transcriptional regulator, with the protein MKNTIMKVAAEKIQCHGLRKFTMNEIASELKISKKTIYKYFKSKNDIIFEYFKEIIESDKKYTMEGIEKESSLEDKLSSIIFSYHKYKLPVSILDEAYKFYYEKWKEIESLKNFKLKLIENILKEAMESGELKEGIDIHIISFILESVSSTLLDYKFLSKNNITMKDAMDDTLKILLYGILKN; encoded by the coding sequence TTGAAAAATACAATAATGAAAGTTGCTGCTGAAAAAATACAGTGTCACGGATTAAGAAAATTTACTATGAATGAAATAGCTTCTGAGCTTAAAATAAGTAAAAAAACTATATATAAGTATTTTAAAAGTAAAAATGATATTATTTTTGAATATTTTAAAGAAATAATTGAAAGTGATAAAAAGTACACTATGGAAGGAATAGAAAAAGAAAGCTCTTTAGAAGATAAGTTAAGTTCAATAATTTTTTCTTATCATAAATATAAGCTTCCTGTTAGCATATTAGATGAAGCCTATAAGTTTTATTATGAAAAATGGAAGGAAATTGAATCTCTTAAAAATTTTAAATTAAAACTCATAGAAAATATATTGAAAGAAGCTATGGAATCAGGTGAGCTTAAAGAGGGTATAGATATTCACATTATAAGTTTTATATTAGAAAGCGTCAGTAGTACCCTTTTAGATTATAAATTTTTAAGTAAAAACAATATAACTATGAAAGATGCAATGGATGACACTTTAAAGATACTTCTTTATGGTATTTTAAAAAATTAA
- a CDS encoding MFS transporter, whose product MKNKVFSRKELLFLITISLALGIRQMAMTMVMPFISTYSKTLTYSNATLAGVALGMFGLMQAVFQIPFGIWSDKIGNKPVILIGLLQVIVGLFIAFLSKSIYMLIFARALQGSGAVLATGYSWISSSVDNKKRPRALSILGIIIGFAAASAFAIGPLINNYLSVRQMFLVCAILILLVWLIILVFLKEDHNKNSHKTIENKVKIKDGVKILLKNKKFLGLNIAGFLNNYIMVAVFYIVPIYLNPITGSSGMWKIFMPSVIIAIIFMRKSIVLVEKGYSSTLIMLAFVLAAVGICFYFNENSFYFILIGSILFMTGYILLATVIPSVANDIAENSYRGTANGIINSFQYVGSFVGSVITGALWNNHKDIELFLIILICVLGIFTVKRPKNILSRELKLK is encoded by the coding sequence ATGAAAAACAAGGTATTTTCTAGAAAAGAGCTTTTATTTTTAATTACAATAAGTTTAGCTTTAGGTATTAGACAAATGGCAATGACTATGGTTATGCCCTTTATTTCTACCTATAGTAAAACTTTAACCTATAGTAATGCAACTTTAGCTGGGGTAGCCCTTGGTATGTTTGGTTTAATGCAAGCTGTATTTCAAATTCCTTTTGGAATATGGAGTGATAAAATAGGAAACAAACCTGTAATTTTAATTGGACTTTTACAAGTAATAGTAGGACTTTTTATTGCTTTTCTTTCTAAAAGCATATATATGCTTATTTTTGCTAGAGCTTTGCAAGGAAGTGGAGCTGTGTTAGCTACTGGATATTCATGGATTAGTAGTAGTGTAGATAATAAAAAAAGGCCTAGAGCTTTAAGTATTTTAGGGATAATTATAGGATTTGCAGCAGCATCAGCCTTTGCTATAGGTCCTTTAATCAATAATTATTTATCTGTAAGACAAATGTTCTTAGTATGTGCTATTTTAATTTTATTAGTATGGCTTATTATATTAGTTTTTTTAAAAGAAGATCATAATAAAAACTCTCATAAAACCATTGAAAATAAAGTTAAAATTAAAGATGGAGTAAAGATTTTATTAAAGAATAAGAAATTCTTAGGGCTTAATATAGCAGGGTTTTTAAATAATTATATAATGGTTGCTGTATTTTATATAGTTCCTATTTACCTTAACCCAATTACTGGGTCAAGTGGTATGTGGAAGATTTTTATGCCCTCTGTTATTATTGCAATAATATTTATGAGAAAATCTATTGTATTAGTTGAAAAAGGGTACAGTTCAACTTTAATTATGTTAGCCTTTGTTTTGGCTGCTGTAGGAATATGCTTTTATTTTAATGAAAACTCCTTTTATTTTATATTAATAGGAAGTATATTATTTATGACAGGGTATATTTTATTAGCTACTGTAATACCTTCTGTAGCTAATGATATCGCAGAAAATAGTTATAGAGGAACTGCAAATGGAATAATAAATAGTTTTCAATATGTTGGCTCCTTTGTAGGATCTGTGATTACAGGCGCTTTGTGGAATAATCATAAAGATATTGAATTATTTTTAATAATTTTAATATGTGTCCTTGGCATATTTACTGTAAAAAGGCCTAAAAATATTTTATCCAGAGAGTTAAAACTAAAATAG
- a CDS encoding integrase, whose amino-acid sequence MAVTIGKFNDNYIMVSFNYSYDNVLAIKKIEGSRWNEAKKAWIVPNTNKAIYAISVAFCDEDIIFDSSIDLFDL is encoded by the coding sequence GTGGCTGTTACAATTGGAAAATTTAATGATAACTATATAATGGTAAGCTTTAATTATAGCTATGATAATGTTTTGGCAATCAAAAAAATAGAAGGTAGCAGATGGAATGAAGCAAAGAAAGCATGGATAGTACCCAATACTAATAAAGCCATATATGCAATATCTGTAGCTTTTTGTGATGAAGATATTATATTTGATTCATCAATTGATTTGTTTGATTTATAG
- a CDS encoding transposase: MYSLTGKPSNQQPELLRSFILMSDLGFYSLPKWIKHLRAHDILCTIIGVEKSNVPGLGTHYDFISKFWGMSPEAEKSAKDSLHPFTSKPRKKLGKNEKLPPKHPGVIKNLVEQALTGRTIETRHEKLFQQIFAKLAVEPSAKLGLLGDTQKLDISGDGTCLETGGSSLGIKTCDCVKKGVFNCKCNRRFSDPDARRGWDSYHEKWYYGHCLYFLSVYNPNVKKDLPIYFRMVQAQRYDGVTAIFALSEVRKMYPLFNFDKFIADAAHDNYPTYKLLNEWNIKAVISLNPKGKGKNKYEPPIGYTKDGIPICKCNQPMVYDWYDKGRSRIKYRCPLVKGKIKECPHKEECSPSAYGRVIYVKPSDDLRLFTVIPRNSDLWKQIMKKRTSSERVNKRILEDYNMEESHCRGKKRWCWWTLIHSINIHLDAQLSISKTNILDILELAINKAC, encoded by the coding sequence ATGTATTCTTTAACTGGTAAACCTTCAAATCAGCAACCTGAACTTCTTAGGTCATTTATTTTAATGTCCGATTTAGGTTTTTATAGTTTACCTAAATGGATTAAGCACTTACGTGCACATGATATACTTTGCACCATCATTGGTGTTGAAAAATCTAATGTACCAGGATTAGGTACTCATTATGATTTCATATCAAAATTTTGGGGTATGAGCCCTGAGGCTGAAAAATCAGCCAAGGACTCCCTTCATCCTTTTACTTCCAAGCCCCGTAAAAAACTTGGCAAGAATGAAAAACTACCACCAAAACATCCTGGTGTTATTAAAAATTTAGTTGAACAAGCTCTTACGGGACGAACCATCGAAACTCGCCATGAAAAGCTATTTCAACAAATTTTTGCAAAGTTAGCTGTTGAGCCTTCTGCCAAACTAGGTCTCCTTGGTGATACTCAAAAACTTGATATATCTGGAGATGGCACCTGTCTTGAAACAGGCGGAAGCTCATTAGGCATTAAGACCTGCGATTGTGTTAAAAAAGGTGTTTTTAACTGCAAATGCAATAGAAGATTCTCTGACCCTGACGCTAGACGCGGTTGGGACAGTTACCACGAAAAGTGGTATTATGGTCATTGCCTATATTTTCTTAGTGTCTATAATCCTAATGTTAAAAAGGATCTTCCTATATATTTTAGGATGGTACAAGCACAACGTTATGATGGTGTTACTGCAATTTTTGCACTTTCAGAAGTTAGAAAGATGTATCCTTTGTTTAACTTCGATAAGTTCATCGCAGATGCTGCTCATGATAACTATCCTACGTATAAACTTCTTAATGAATGGAATATAAAAGCTGTTATATCCCTTAATCCAAAGGGTAAAGGTAAAAATAAATATGAACCACCAATTGGATATACTAAGGACGGTATTCCCATCTGCAAATGCAACCAACCAATGGTATATGATTGGTACGATAAAGGCAGAAGTAGAATTAAATATAGATGTCCTTTAGTAAAAGGTAAAATTAAAGAATGTCCTCATAAGGAAGAATGTTCTCCTAGTGCCTACGGCCGTGTAATATACGTAAAGCCAAGTGATGACTTGCGTTTATTTACTGTTATACCTAGAAACTCTGACCTTTGGAAACAAATAATGAAAAAGAGAACTTCTTCAGAGCGAGTAAATAAAAGAATACTTGAAGACTATAATATGGAAGAATCCCACTGCCGTGGTAAAAAACGTTGGTGTTGGTGGACATTAATCCATAGCATCAATATTCATTTGGATGCTCAACTATCTATTTCTAAAACTAACATATTGGACATTCTAGAATTAGCTATAAACAAAGCATGCTAA
- a CDS encoding DegT/DnrJ/EryC1/StrS family aminotransferase, translated as MLLSLGEGGMIVTNNEELHRNALLLHNLGASKKIANQYSVNLNLGWNFRIPELVSAVGLTQLKKINEIISYHKLIGDCFNSILTIDDFIPQKHMYSNHVYWRWVCRVKDPGRFLYLEEKFKDNKLMHFGHNRKNTVNDFELIKRYRNKDNCSLLINANKVVNEILSVKIFYGVKVDEYKNLAMAILK; from the coding sequence ATACTTTTATCCTTAGGAGAGGGTGGAATGATAGTTACTAATAATGAAGAATTACACAGAAATGCACTCTTATTACATAATCTTGGAGCTAGTAAGAAGATTGCTAATCAATATAGTGTTAATTTGAATTTAGGATGGAATTTTAGGATTCCTGAATTGGTATCTGCAGTTGGATTAACGCAATTAAAAAAAATAAATGAAATTATAAGCTATCATAAGTTAATTGGAGATTGCTTTAATTCTATTTTAACAATTGATGATTTTATTCCACAAAAACATATGTATAGTAATCATGTTTATTGGAGATGGGTTTGTAGGGTTAAAGATCCAGGTAGATTTTTGTATCTTGAAGAAAAATTTAAAGATAATAAGCTAATGCATTTTGGACATAATAGAAAAAACACCGTAAATGACTTTGAACTAATAAAAAGATATAGAAACAAAGATAATTGTAGTTTACTAATTAATGCTAATAAAGTTGTAAATGAAATATTAAGTGTTAAAATCTTTTATGGAGTAAAGGTTGATGAGTATAAAAATTTAGCTATGGCTATATTAAAGTAA
- a CDS encoding phosphotransferase family protein — MGNYLLQSIFRKIVTIRSIGHEELGRNSVYYIPEYDVILKLYKDKRRWEREVASLTYLNGKKSIRVPCIINYGVFQERNYWILIEKLEGINLSDVICDLDESHRLDIHKEVGSLQAAFHKECAMDVFGDWDINGNIVDVRESYFLYAKEKNNKQAKKIISKGYPDTKLFITSAEKLSSLEYTIKDCNEKSLCHNDLTFRNILVDNKYNCKIKGVIDFEKCYPSDPETDLTPMYLYIYMKKEMDYFLNGYTKVRTLSNTFDDKMKYYLIGFCLEVCSWSYNVNINYYHRAKEMLEYLINK; from the coding sequence TTGGGTAATTATTTATTACAATCTATATTCAGAAAGATAGTAACAATAAGGTCTATTGGACATGAAGAGTTAGGAAGAAACTCAGTATATTACATTCCTGAATATGATGTTATATTAAAACTATATAAAGATAAAAGAAGATGGGAAAGAGAAGTAGCATCCCTTACTTATCTTAATGGTAAAAAAAGTATTCGTGTTCCATGTATAATTAATTATGGAGTTTTTCAAGAAAGAAATTATTGGATTTTAATTGAAAAGTTAGAAGGCATTAATTTATCTGATGTGATTTGTGATTTAGATGAAAGTCATAGATTGGATATACACAAGGAAGTCGGCAGTTTACAGGCAGCTTTCCATAAGGAGTGTGCTATGGATGTATTTGGTGATTGGGACATAAATGGCAATATAGTGGATGTAAGAGAATCATATTTTTTATATGCTAAAGAAAAAAATAATAAGCAAGCTAAAAAGATAATTTCAAAGGGTTATCCGGATACTAAGCTATTTATTACATCAGCAGAAAAACTAAGTTCTTTGGAATATACTATAAAAGATTGTAATGAGAAATCATTATGTCATAACGATCTTACATTTAGGAATATTTTAGTTGATAATAAATATAACTGTAAAATTAAAGGTGTTATTGATTTTGAAAAGTGTTATCCAAGCGACCCTGAAACAGATCTCACACCTATGTATCTATATATTTATATGAAAAAAGAAATGGATTATTTTTTAAATGGTTATACAAAAGTACGTACATTAAGTAATACATTTGATGATAAAATGAAATACTATTTAATTGGATTTTGTTTAGAGGTATGTAGTTGGTCTTATAATGTTAACATTAATTACTACCATAGAGCAAAAGAAATGCTAGAATATTTAATTAATAAGTAA
- a CDS encoding UPF0236 family transposase-like protein, whose protein sequence is MYIISLNDKAITFNDLEKKIYKYACEEACRFMKKVLTHLDRRLLDERDTKVYRNKGFKHTCLKTIMGNIEFDRRIYEYXFKKV, encoded by the coding sequence ATGTACATTATAAGTTTAAATGATAAAGCAATAACTTTCAATGATTTAGAGAAAAAAATATATAAATATGCATGTGAGGAAGCATGTAGGTTCATGAAAAAGGTGCTAACGCACCTAGACCGAAGGTTGTTGGATGAAAGAGATACTAAGGTTTATAGAAATAAAGGTTTTAAACATACCTGCTTAAAAACTATCATGGGAAATATAGAGTTTGATAGACGTATATATGAGTATNAATTTAAAAAAGTGTAA
- a CDS encoding transposase — MERFFTSKPINPDYLYSFFIEELLKKYVKRSANKKIVIMFDHTTIDDRFLILKFSLKVGKRAIPLWYKIFEYDEKDNKNFKHVKEGIAELYEIFSSYNYDVILLGDRGFKSVDLFQFIQELGWKYCIRCTKDLLVEIQGKGKIKYLEDIKPLKNGVKKFKSVLLTAKKYKCNLAVCKDIDSNDTWYLATNMDSKKAVREYKKRFVIEEMFRDLKSAGFNMEDTWTEDLTYFENLYLCLSIAYTWMIILGADCSKNKKSKIIGATKKIKNKVVRIYSLFRSGLKWFNRCYTSDRNKYKLKFDFVLYDI; from the coding sequence ATAGAGAGGTTTTTCACTTCAAAACCAATAAATCCAGATTATTTATATAGCTTTTTTATAGAAGAATTATTAAAAAAATATGTAAAGAGAAGTGCTAATAAGAAGATTGTCATAATGTTTGACCATACAACGATTGATGATAGATTTTTAATACTTAAATTTTCACTTAAAGTAGGTAAAAGAGCTATACCCTTGTGGTACAAAATATTTGAATATGATGAAAAAGATAATAAAAATTTTAAACATGTAAAAGAAGGCATAGCGGAGCTTTATGAAATTTTCTCTTCCTATAATTATGATGTTATTCTATTAGGAGATAGGGGTTTCAAAAGTGTAGACTTATTTCAATTTATACAGGAGCTTGGATGGAAATACTGCATAAGATGCACAAAAGATTTACTTGTAGAGATACAAGGTAAAGGGAAGATTAAATATCTAGAGGACATAAAACCCTTAAAAAATGGAGTGAAAAAATTCAAATCTGTATTATTAACAGCTAAGAAATATAAGTGTAATTTAGCAGTTTGTAAGGATATTGATTCTAATGATACTTGGTATTTAGCAACTAATATGGATAGTAAAAAAGCAGTTAGAGAATATAAGAAAAGATTTGTTATAGAAGAAATGTTTAGAGATTTGAAATCAGCGGGTTTCAATATGGAAGATACTTGGACTGAAGATTTAACTTACTTTGAAAACTTATATTTATGCTTAAGTATAGCATATACTTGGATGATAATATTGGGAGCTGATTGCTCTAAAAATAAAAAAAGTAAAATAATAGGTGCAACTAAAAAAATTAAAAATAAAGTTGTTAGGATTTATAGCTTATTTAGAAGTGGATTAAAATGGTTTAATAGATGCTATACTTCTGATAGAAATAAGTACAAGCTTAAATTTGATTTTGTACTATATGACATATAA
- a CDS encoding 4Fe-4S cluster-binding domain-containing protein, translated as MNLSKYTFTFDYNELFNILYNSFTGSIVKIEKKYFNDTNELIFDRLDKNNIDTLEHLGYLDDYKTNIEHFQKKFNESSDTLVIIVELTTECNLNCKYCYQHNWTKRHIIDKTTMNQLINYIRNCLTINTFSTVRLDFIGGEPLLAMQQIKYLYDNVLSICNDYNISLLPGLDTNGTLLNYNFVKYFHNMNMLYNLTYRQ; from the coding sequence ATGAATTTATCAAAATATACTTTTACTTTTGATTACAATGAATTATTTAATATATTATATAATTCTTTTACAGGATCCATAGTAAAAATAGAAAAAAAATATTTTAATGATACTAATGAATTAATTTTCGATAGACTCGACAAAAATAATATTGATACATTAGAACATTTAGGCTATTTGGATGATTATAAAACTAATATTGAGCATTTTCAAAAAAAATTTAATGAATCCTCTGATACATTAGTAATAATAGTTGAATTAACAACTGAATGTAATTTAAATTGTAAGTATTGTTATCAACATAATTGGACAAAAAGACACATAATTGATAAAACAACAATGAATCAATTAATAAATTATATTCGAAACTGCTTAACAATAAATACATTTTCAACGGTTCGACTTGATTTTATAGGGGGCGAACCATTGTTAGCAATGCAACAAATTAAATACTTATATGATAATGTACTATCAATATGTAACGACTATAATATTTCTCTACTGCCTGGTTTGGATACAAATGGCACATTACTTAATTATAATTTTGTAAAATATTTTCACAATATGAATATGTTGTATAACCTGACTTACAGACAGTAA